The Lathyrus oleraceus cultivar Zhongwan6 chromosome 5, CAAS_Psat_ZW6_1.0, whole genome shotgun sequence genome includes the window ATCAAATAGTCAATCATTAACTGAGGAAAGATTCAGAAGTTACTTGGTTTCCCTTTAATGAAGAACCATATATCAGTAATCAATAGGTTGTAGTGCTTAATATGGCACAAATAGAACACTAAGAACATTGCATTGTCACTGATAATGAAATTGGAATAGCTCAGGGTGAAATGATCCGAGATTGGGATCAAAATGCTAGATTGACCAAATGTTTCTCTTACGAAAAAGGGACTAATCAAAGAAGTAGACGAAGCAGTGGAAGTATAGCCCAATGAATCTCTCCACTATAGACGTGACCATGATTCTAGGAATGAAATAAAGACATTGTTAGAGGGGAAATTTCTATTTTAATGAATGAAATGTAGGAAGAAACACGAGAAATAAAAATGTTCTAGAAAAGTAATGAAACTCAAAGGTAAATGGTGTAAAGTAGGAAAGAGATATATTGACTATAACTATTTATAATATCTATAAGGGGTTCCAAATAAATATAAAGATTAATCATGAGAAATCCACTAGAGGTAGGTGGTTGTTGGGAAAATCAAGTGTATACCGTAGTTGTCTTTTTGTAGGCTGAGACGAAGTTTACAACAATTAGGTTTTTTATTTTACGATACAATGGTAACATTGTTCACTCGTAGTAATCACTAGTCACACCATGCAATCCCATACCTCAATATTTGTCATTAATTAAAGTGTTAATTAGAATCGAGAGATAAGTGATTTGAAGGTTAACTAAAGGTTCCTCCGCCAACACAAGATCTATCGAATACAAATATAACAAAATGTAAGCAAACTTGATATTTCTCTAGTATATCGGGGGTTTATGATGGTGGTCGCCAAGACTCTAGACTAAGTGGAAATACAGTAATGCTATATAATGGAACTTTATGATCATATTTTAGCTTTGTAGCACCACTAACTAAATATGGCAAAAATTATGGAACCATAGAAAAGTTAAGCATACATGAACCGAGTTAACATACCACACTAAGAAGCATACAACGTCTAATCAAACGTGGGTCGTCATGTATCTCAAAATGGAGAGAACACTCATACACCACTCACATAAATAGTTGAATGAGACATCATTTGCTAGTAGCCACAATGTTAGAGTGAGTAGAACAATTTCTTTTATAAATACCACACATCGTAAATCAGTTACAACACTCAACCATTCAATCAAATTATTTATACactattttttcttttcttttcttttctttatATGTATGCATTTTTTAAAGTAATAGTTCAACTTTTCACATTCATATTTAACCCAATTAGTTAAAAATTGGAACGATCTTTTTTTCCTCAATGTAATATCTTGGAGATTAAGATAATCATTTTTAAAAGCTATCAACCTAATCTCAACAATTtggaaaaaaaaaacaaaaaataatcATATTAGTAAATTTACAAGTGTACTCATACATTCATTTTTACTCTACTTTCCAATTTATTTCCATGTCAAATCTTTATAAATTATTGAGTAAATTATGAACCAAATGATTAATGATAGTAATAACTGATTTGgtctttgctttttcctttgtCATATGATGCCTATCTATAATCTAATTATCTCTCTTACATGAAGAGTACACCACCATTTTTCATCCAAGATAAACATCACCTTCCACTTGTAAATTGGAAtagaaaaaaagaagaagataGGAAGTGGGGATAACATAACCAACACAAGAATTATGACTAGTTTGGTGAACAGCAGTCACTTTGCCATTCACCGTCTCCCATCTTCATTTTCCACTGCCATCGCAACTCATTTCAACTCTCCGCGCTTCTCTCGCCACATTTTCAATGTCTCTGTTTCCTCACAACCTCAACAACAAGGTACTTTACCTCTTTACTTTTTTCCCTTTAAATTCAACTCTACAATTCATCTCCATATTTTTGTTTTCAGGAATTGAAACCCCTCCCCGCGTTGGCTTTTTGGGCCTCGGAATCATGGGCTCTCCAATGGCTCAAAATCTCATCAAAGCTGGGTACTTATTTTCCATCCTAACCAATTCAATTTCAAGTGTATTCAAATTAACACAATTCTCCTGCGGTTTAGTGTTGATTTGACGGTTTGGAATAGGACCAAGAGCAAGTGCGATGCTCTAATCACCTTGGGAGCCAAGTAAGGATTCACCTTTCCATTACTTGCACTTTAAAATAACTAGAAATTTCAAATTCTGTGTTTGAAAACATGTGCATTTTGCTTCTGCAGATATAAATCATCTCCCGAAGAAGTAGCCGCATCTTGTGATCTCACATTTGCTATGCTTGCTGATCCTCAAAGTGCCGTGCGTCGTTTACATTTCTGTTTAGTTTTTAAACCTTATATATATGTTATGAGAGTTAGTTATATTTGTTCTATTTCATGTATCAGATGGATGTTGCTTGTGGGAAGTATGGAGTAGCAAATGGAATGGGTCCAGGAAAAGGGTACTATATGTACATTTACATTTACATTCAAAGTATTTTCAATATATTGCGACAATTTCGCAGATAATAGAAATTCAAATGAATGTTGATACCTCTATATGTCCATTACTTGTCTATCTATAGTTGCCAAGACATTGCAGGCTTAACATCTTATATATATTTTCAGATATGTGGATGTTTCAACCGTTGATGTGGACACGTCTAAATTGATTAACGGGCACATAAAATCCACTGGAGCGCTGTTTCTGGAGGTGTGGTTTTCTATAATTTCCGTATGTATTCTCTATGGAACATGCAGGGTGCTGTTTAATTAGGATATGCGTTATTCCTTGCATGTTTTAGATGGATGATTACATGAACATGTTGTGAGTTGTAACACTTGTGAAACAGGCTCCAGTTTCAGGTTCCAAAAAGCCAGCAGAAGACGGACAATTGATATTTCTAACAGCAGGTGAATATTCTTCATCAAGTACTAATAACTTAGCGGTGTTAAACTTGGCACGGAAAAGGAGTTGGTATATGATTTTTTCGTACAAGTAGAAAATTCAGCTAGGATGTGTCATGAAAGTTGCATCACTGATTCATTCCAATAGCTACAGATATTTGAAATTATGAACTTATGAAGTCTTTTTCAAATGTGTTGTACCGTAAAGAATTTCTTCCTATATAACTCCCATTTGAAGACATAGCAGCGCATAACAATCGTTCGGACTTTAGTTACAACTATATTGGAAACTTACGGAAACTGAGACAATGTATGTTGTATATTGTTTCAGGGGACAGAAATCTTTACGAAACGGCTGCTCCTCTCTTGGACATCATGGGGAAAGTATATATATCGAGTCCTTCAATTAAAAAAATCTCCGATCTTTCTTTCAAAGCAAACAATTAATTTGTATTATAATTACGGTTTATGCTTCGATGCAGTCTAAATTTTACCTTGGTGATGTTGGAAACGGAGCTGCAATGAAGCTTGTCGTCAATATGATCATGGGCAGGTCCTTTAAAATTTGTCTCCTGCTTTTTTGCTTCTATTTGAACCTGTGTAGATGATTACGGTGACATTATTTCTCTCTCTTTTTCACTGGTGTATAGTATGATGGCATCCTTTTCTGAAGGTTTACTTCTCAGTGAGAAAGTTGGGTTGGATCCAAAAGTACTAGTCGAGGTATTCAGTTATTCACTAGTCCACGAAATAAAACCTAGAGTGCCCGGTGTTTGTGTCGGAGTCAATGCTTCATATGATTACTGAAATAATCATTCTATTATATCGGTCCATTAACGAAATGGAACTTTTGCAGGTAATTTCACAGGGTGCGATTAATGCTCCAATGTACACAACCAAAGGCCCGTCCATGATAAAGTCACATTATCCAACTGCATTTCCCCTAAAGCATCAGCAGAAGGCAAGTAAACAAGAAATCTTGTTTTATAATTCTCAAACATCAGATTTAATTTTGCACTTACACAACATAACTTAACGTTGACAGGATCTAAGACTTGCCCTGGGGTTAGCGGAGTCTGTTTCCCAATCTATTCCAATTGCAGCAGCTGCTAACGAGTTATACAAAGTTGCAAAATCACATGGCTATAGTGATGAGGACTTTTCAGCTGTCATTGAAGCATTAAAAACCAAATTTCAGAACACAGAAAACCAGTAATGTTCTTATGAGAAACAGGTTTAGTTGACCTGACATCAAGTATAGACAGGTTGTGAGACTAGTCAACTTAAAAGCAATTCCCAAAATGTAAAATACATAGTACTTTCAAGGGCTTAAATTTTTTGGAAAAACATTATTTTCAACAAATATTTCATGTATGTCCTCCTCTTAACCATTTTTTCCTTGATTTGTTCTTCCATAGCATACTACTTACAAGCAACTTCAAGCAGTAACTTACAAAATATGAATCCGATAAAAAATATTAACATAAatgaaaatattaaaataagATTTAGAGATACAACTTAGAAAATTTAATTACTATGAAATACTTAATTTAAAATCCAAAGATGTCCAAAGGTTGGTGTGCAAGAAGGCGGCAAAAACGGATTACAAAGAGTTATTTTTCACTCATCATTGTTATGAATCCATCCATCTTTGCGTGTGTTTTTGAGGTCACCATGACCAAGGAAGCTTTGGAAACTGTCACATGGTGTATGGAGGTGTTGAAAAGTTGAAGAAAGTGAAACTTCAAACACTCACAATATGAGGTCTTGAACATGTAGAAGGAAAGTGTTGCAGATTAATTTCACAAATGTGACCACTCttacaaaaaaatataaagaACTGAGGTGAATCTTTGACAGGTCAAAAAGTAGTTCAACATATTTTGAGAAGTATCAATCTAATATTTGATCATATTGTGATGGCTATAGAACAGTCAAAAGATTTTGAAAGTAAGAAGGTGAAGAAACTCCGCACCCTCTTATCATATTACTCTCCCTCTTTTTCCAAGTACTTCCACTTTGAGTAAAGAATTCAAATGTAACCTTTGGATTATAACCAGCCATGAGCTCTTTCATGTTTTCCTTTTTGCATTCACTGTTTTGCAGACAACACATTTCATCATACCATATAAAAAAAATGGTCGGAGAAAAACTCGGGGAATGTATACTAGTCCATGCATCCGTGTTCCCGAGGGAGACCCTTTCTCCATTTACCAGTTTCCAGGCTACCATCACATACAATGAAGTTTTTATCGTCCGACAGGAGCTGACTAGCAACAACACAAAAGATAAAACCCATCGACTTGAAATTTGGAGCAGAAGAGAGATCAACAGTCACTGAAGTCTGTGTGGTTCT containing:
- the LOC127087349 gene encoding glyoxylate/succinic semialdehyde reductase 2, chloroplastic, translated to MTSLVNSSHFAIHRLPSSFSTAIATHFNSPRFSRHIFNVSVSSQPQQQGIETPPRVGFLGLGIMGSPMAQNLIKAGVDLTVWNRTKSKCDALITLGAKYKSSPEEVAASCDLTFAMLADPQSAMDVACGKYGVANGMGPGKGYVDVSTVDVDTSKLINGHIKSTGALFLEAPVSGSKKPAEDGQLIFLTAGDRNLYETAAPLLDIMGKSKFYLGDVGNGAAMKLVVNMIMGSMMASFSEGLLLSEKVGLDPKVLVEVISQGAINAPMYTTKGPSMIKSHYPTAFPLKHQQKDLRLALGLAESVSQSIPIAAAANELYKVAKSHGYSDEDFSAVIEALKTKFQNTENQ